TATATGCTTAACTGCTTGCAGTGCAACTTTGGTTGCAAATTTCCTATCCTATCCTtggcttaaaagaaaaacttgtattatttaaaaaacccaacaacaacaaaaaccaaccaaccaaccaaagaTCTTCACAGTTTTCGCCTGTATAGTAATGACAAAACCATTTCACATTATTCCACATACATTCAGGGAAGAGTCGAGTCACCACgcctgaaggtatttaaaagatgtgtagatgtggtgctcagggacatgatttagtgacagattggcagtgttgggttaacAGTTGTACTggatggtcttaaaggtcttttccaacctaaatgattctgtaagTCTATGATGCTAAGTGAAGTTTAATCATACTTGTCAGACTAATGACTGCCATATTGCCACCCCTGCAGCTGacaaaaagaacataaaagagaaaaattgtaTCATGTGAACAACAGCAGATCCACAAGGCTTGAATCAGGATTTGCAGATTTCCATTCTCAATACTCCCTCCTTAAGCCCTGCTGTGCACCCACAGCAGGATCCTCCTACTCTTAATCTTACAGTTCAAGAGAAAGGTGACCAATGGTCACAATCTGAAGGGGAATAAACTGTGGTTGATTTACTGTCTGGTGCAGATTTGTATTCCTGGGGAGTACCAGACCCTTCAAGGTTGATAAAAGACATTCTTACCCAGAGAAGTCCTTGCAGGAACTGCATCCTTATTGATCCAAAATGACACCCATGAAAGAACAACTGTGAGTATACAAGGAATGTATGTCTGAATAGTAAAATATCCCATACGTCTGCTGAGATCAAAGAAGATTGTCATAATAATATAATCAcctataatttaaaaaaggaaaaaatactttaaaatagttttcagttGTATCTTCATCTGTTAGTTTTGTTCTACAAAGAcattacatgaaataaaacttaacaTTTTGCCTTACCAGACAAGGTATGAGAAATTTCAGTTGTATTTCGTAACCCTACAAATGCAAACTGATACAATCTCCAGTATTTTGGATCTGCCACTTCAACAgaggttttcttccatttgtatTCAATTTCATTTCTGGGATATCCatctagaaaaaaacagagcaaatcAAGCGTTCAGCCACAGTATATACCAAAGCATGTTTTGTGATCCCTTAAGTTGTTTATAAACTAAACCAGGGCTATACATAAAGTTGATCAGAGAGAAAGCCAATCTATAATCCACCTGATACACTCTAAAAATTAACCACAAAATATCTAGCCTCAGTTTTAGGCCTAGTTAAGTGTATGATTGATCAAAAACAATGTAAATGTTTAGGAAATATCTACACAATATTATGGAACTCAGATAtgaaaaactgctgcagaatCATGACTATGAATTAATACACAAATGTACTATACATTAtcattaaataacaaaaaaatgcttaaaaggaCAGACACTTTTTAGTACATATCTTTATAAAATTCCTGTTGATGTGTATTGAAAATTTCTTTATATATCATTCCCAGAATGGATCTTTGTGGACTGATTCACTGTCTAGTACTTCAGCTTTAAGGAAACGCAACCTTCTTGATTTTCATGTGTCTCACATGTTGCCCCACATTATcttgcagaaaaggcagaaatgaaataaagcaagaCTCACTGGTGTGGCACTACTATTTAATCAATGGAGCTACCAAAGCTCACTTAGCTGCAAGCACTCAAGAAGGAAGTATtcaatgaaaacattaatttaaaaagcaccaCTAATGTTTGATTTCATTGCCTATTAGGCTTAATATTTAGGAATGACTTATTTAGCTGTGTTCAggtgggtttggtttcttttgccAGTAATAGTACAATTCCCTTAGaaactgttgtgttttttttaaataatatatactTGATATTAAAGAAATGAAGCCTGAAAGTTGTGTTTCTTGCTCACATAAATAAGTCCCACTGAAAGGAGGAGGACTTAAGACTGATCAAGCATTTCCAGGAACAGGTTGAAGAAGACTgatcttatttttccttttaagtatACCAGATGGAACTAATTCAAAGCTGGCAAGTCTGGCAggcataaaaaataaagttcttcCAAGGCAATAGATTTCCATTAACTGGAATGGGCATTGTATCAGATCCTAAgcaaacagattatttttaaagttgcaCCTAAATGAAATGCATGTAATTCAACTCAGTTGTTACTGCATTTAATAATGCATCAAATAATGCAATAAATCTAACCAAAGCATAAACAGGTCAGTTGTTTCCTTCACTAcaacactttaaaaagtaaacactTGCTCTCTTGCTGCCAGAATTTAAGGAAATTTAAAGCCTGAATGAaagtaaagattaaaaaaaaaaacaaaaccagtattttacCACCTACAGCTTGAAAACTCCAGTGGACAGGAGTGTTCATCCATAGGAAAGTTATGAAGCTGAAGATAACATTCAGCATTAATTGTCAGCCTAAttagaaaaggaagggaaaaaaaaagaaaaaagattatatTCAAGCATCCAGACACTTCAGACTAGATAGTAAAGAACAAGTACGGATATCAATTTTGCCAATTAATGGATGTTACACATAGCCAACTGTGTATCTGCAAGAAACATGCAGCATCACCACCAAAGAACAAAAACTATCATCATATGCAACCTGACAACCTGCATCGTTTTGACTGGCATTTCAAACCACTTCAAAAATTTCAATTGATTTGGGGGGATCTCTCCACTCTTTACCAGAACTAGGGGATAAAAAGAAGGGACTGAAGGCAGGGCAAGGAGGGGAGTTTATGATAGCAAACAATGGAAGTTTCTGAAGAACACATTTGTCAAATCAAATTGCATTTGGCATAACTCTATGTGGTGGCTATATACACGAGAGAGAAAGGGGGCACAGGGGGGACATGGGCTTGCTCTGTACTCATGGAAGCAGTTCTGGTGAAGACAATAGAGTGTCTAGGAAAGAGCAGACTTGGTATTTCTGCTCATTTAATGTCTAAGGCATTCAAGTAATCAGACAACTCACACACATTTTAGAAGTGGTTTAGGACTTGTAAGGGTATCAGCTGAATCACTTACTGCTTTTGTAAATACTAATCACAGATTTCCAAAGAGCTTCCAAGCAACCAATACAAAACCCAGTTCTGCTAACTTTCACTAGGAAGCTGGAGTAAGGGGTTAGACTCCAAACTGCctactttgcatttaaaattcctGTTCCTTTGCTGGTAAGACTGTGAAGAAAGTCAGcatatcttttaaaatcaacttgaaaataaacataacaCTTGCATACTTGACTGTATGCAGTACTTACATACTAGACACAAAGGGATGGGAAAAGGAAGATTCTGCCACATGCTGCCAGAAAGCTCTCTAAGTCTGTGAACAAAGTAGTTATTCTACACAAAGTGTCACTAGGATCTTTCTAGAAATTTGTCCTGGGCAAAAGAGAAGTTTATAAGGGAAAGTGTATTTCTTGCCATATACTGGGGcgaaaaagaagaaacaccccaccaccaccatatttctaaataaaacacttgCATCTCTCTGAAGATGCTTTTCAAATTTGCCAGCTATGGTATATGCCTTTATtgcctttgctttccattttcaaCCTTTGGATAGTCAAAcgcttaaagaaaaataaaacaaaaccagacttttACTAAAACCAGCACAACTAGACCTGGAATCACTGGTAAGTGCAATGGATGGACAAGGACTAGCCTTAAAGGAGACTTAGTAAGCCTAACTAACAGAATCACCACGTCTGCTCCCTGAATTACCAGCAGGGAAAGAgtggtggcacagggcagcccatGAACCTGGAGCACTGTCAGATCCTATTATTGTTCCTTCAATAACCAACATATGAACCTCTCGATGTTATTCTACCTTAGGCCAAATTCAGGCCATATCCTCACCTATACAGATGTTTGcacactgcagtgctgggtgaatatctgtgctgctgttttattACTAGCTCATTGCACTTCAAATCTCATACTCTAGCACAGTAATTCTAACGTACTGCGCTGGGAGAGCtcacatgcttttttttgttgcatctgtttgtttctttgtgttacTTAGaccctgtttaaaaaaaattgtatatcGAAACTGAATGGATAAAAAAAGGGTAAAGTCCAAGTATGACTTTAGAATTGTTagctacaaaaagaaaaaaaataaatattagtaTGTCAACAGAAGAGGCTGTCTAGAGATTTTTATAAACACCAGCATAATTAACTGTTTAAAAAGTGCTCTGCAGAGACAGTTGTATGCTCTCAAATGAAACAtactaagaaaaaatactttaaaaaagagtatctttttaaaacattctaaaTTTTCTTACTTCTGATACAGAAGACttttataaatttttcatacaaCACAACTAGCCTGCATATGAAAAAGcataaatgaatgaaaagaaagcagttaAAAGGTGAGTCATTAAGAGAATATTCACATTTATGGCATCCTCTGCATGGACTGCTTCTTGATCAGCTTCTAATTCGTTGCAAGATTTTTTAGGCATACTTAATACAGCTGAGAGATGACCCTAAAATGCTTTCTGTAGACTACAGCCTTTCAAGAACTGTTTGAAAAGTGGCTCAAAACTTAGTATCAGCCCAAGCATCCCCCATTTGCCAAGAAGAATTATCACCAACATGTTTGCTTATGCTTAATTTGGATGAACAGATTTGTTGATTTTAACAGCTTGGGAGGGTAAACATGTTAAGAAGTATATGCAGGACTGGGGCCTTAGCTTTAATCAAACTTCTTACGATTTTTATTATCTGAAGCATTTTGTATCTAACTTATAGAATATCATTTggtgaaaattaaatactgaacTATTTAGAATAGAAAGTCTGCAAAACAATTTATGACTAGATCTGCAGTATCTTCGTGACAGACCACCATGGTGCTACATACTATATAACATCTATTTTTAATCTTGCTTGTAcctaaatgaaattaaaatttgctAACCCGTTCGATCGTCTTTACCCCATTATCTAGGCAATATATTTCAATACTactattttcatgcttttcatgatcaaataatctttttttttttccctttattaaaCTCCTTGCAAATTCCTGTGGTCCACAACAAAAGAGCTGCCAAGTATTTGATTcatattcattattttcatattcCTGGTcataacagttttatttttttctactgactTAATAAAAACCCACCTTAGAGTGTATAATACTCTTCCATCACTCCAGATTCGAAGCAAACGATTTGGAGTTGTAATCCAGTGAGCATCAGATTTCCTTGAGTTCCGGAAGAAAGTGTCTGGAATCCAAATCTTTCCAACCATATTGCTATTAAGCATAAGCACTTTCATTGAGCTGTTAAATTTTAGACGACTGTCATACCAAGTCTGGGCAAAAATTATATCTATAGTGTATTCctaaaaacagagaaacaaccaTATCTATGTATAGGTTTACCAAAGTCTGCAAGCCAACAATTTTTAATTCATATATAAATCTGAGGCcactttttctattattttttgtatCACCATTTGCAGAGTACACAGCAGCCTGTTACCCCAAACTGTGACATTACAGGCTGATGAGTGATGCATACAGCATTCTGCCCCTACCTCCTCTGACACATTGATTAGTTACAGAAGAGGAGACATGATGGGAGCTTGGTGTAACTTGGAGGTCCCCACACAGTGCATTCATCTCTGGGGCCTTAGCCAGAAATTTAAGAGCAACCTTAACACCTCAGGGCTAGacaatttttttaagacataTTCTACATATCTTAAGAAGCAAGCTGAACAAACTTTCTAGATCTTCCACCAAACTTTACACCATGAAATTTAAGATCCTTCAagaaatttcagattttgaaaaaataatgagtATGCGGGAAGTAAACACCACAGTTTGCAGAACTATCTGTTACCATCTGCCTCATACATCTACCTACATACACACAAAAGTACACACAATCATAACCAAGAAGGAAATTTCTCTAAAGCAATTCCACGTTACATATTAAAGCCTCAAGAAAGCTTCTTTGGTGATGGAAAGTCAAACTCCTCAGTAGCCTTATGgccagaaaagaaagctgaaaaacaaaataaaacaaacaaacaaataaaaggaaaacccaCAGCCTTTTAATGAGGCAATTCTTGACACAGTAAAACTTGAGGGAGATAAACATTACAGAGGCAATGAGATAACAGTTTTTTAAAGAATCCAGCCAGTGGTTCCTGCACTCCAaaggagcaaagcagcagcctttTCTGAAACTCTTGTATTTGTCACAGGTCCAGACCACACAACTCTGACCTTAAGGGTAACAACAGCCTCTCTACTTGATGGAAGATTTGATCCTTCTTGCATGGCTGCCCCATGAGGGCTCCAATGGGCAACTTGGCAGCTCTTCTGAAGGATGAAGAGCTGGAGAGCAGACGTAGACACTTGCTGTTGGTTGTTCGCCTCTCAGATTTGGGATGAatgggaagggggaagagaggagaCAGCGTTTCAAACTCTTGCTTGAGGCAAAGGGCTCACCACCAGTTTACTTAGTCAATAAAAATGCACAGTACAGACAGCCaattcttgttttaaataaattaaaagtggAAGGCTTTGCTGGTTGGGGTTGCGGGGTGCGTGtgttcattttacttttaaataatcACAGCAGCCAACTGGACAAGTTACAGGCTTCTCACTCATTTCCGCAACTGATACCATCCATCCTCCAGGAAAGTTTGTGAAATTTGGTGCTTCACCCTTGAGAAGTGTCAAGGCAGATACTACAGCACTACCTAAATCTCTCTCAATTTTCCCACTTCTCCAGGAGGGAGAAGAACAGGTTCCAGAAATACATAACCAAGAGGGAGGGTTGCCCTTGCTTTGTGATGTGTGGCAGATGAATTACCACCTGGACTGTGGTAACTCAGTGGCTCTCAAAGGTTATGAGTAACTAGTGTGTGAGGCAAACAGTGGGGTGACAGAAGGAACAAAAGGAGTAATCAAAATTGCATTTTAGAGATGACTTTGCTCTAAAACTCTGCTTATTCCTTGAAAAGCACTGTCATCAGGGGAAGATTCTGCAGGCCAAAACAAGTCcctgattattttatttctgtaagcaATGTTCAAGACACCTGTGAAAACCCAGGGCCTATTTAACCTTAAACCTCAAATTTTTGTGCTCATCTATAGTGGTTACAACTGGAAAGGAAACTTGCCTTGCTGTAGTGTAAATAAGAGCCCAAGGCAGTGCAGAGGAGAAGCGTTTTAGTGGGCTTAAATGGAACAGAATGAACAAAGATTTACATGTTGCCTTTAGAGTacaaataggagaaaaaaagaagccagtGAGTGAAATCCACAGACATGACCAAATGTATGAAAAGAGTAGAATGTGAGTTTGAATGTGCTACTCTAAGCAGCCACTTCACAGTAGCACTGTATTgtctaagaaaaagaaatttatcaAAGTGTGATCACAGTCAAATGCACCCAGAGCAAGAAAACTCAGGTTGTCATAGAATACCAACCACCCTAACAAATTaagataaaaaaggaagaggagctCACAGATTATTCTGAACACACAAAGCAAAGGAACAGCCTCAGTGGACCCAGATGCTTGTATTCTCTTACCTTTCAGTATTAAATGTGCAAGTTTTTATCATACCCATGTATTACAGGAGTTGTTTAAAGaactttttggggaaaaaaaaaaaaaaagaaactttgttAAAATCCTTTATGATATGTTTATAActgttcaaaaataatttaacatatAATAGTTTAACATCATAAAATTAGTAACTACTTGTTTCCATGTAGCTTGCTGAATGTAAAACAAGAGATCCAAACTGCTAGCCCCTTGTCACACATACCTGCAGAGGATTTTCCTCCATTTGTGAGCTGATACCACCCTCTCCTTTCAGGAGTCAGCCAAAGGCATCCCACCATCTACTACTACTCATCCCACCTGAAAGATGTGGACTGCAGCCTCATggtgggtggcagcagcagttcACCCCTCTCTTCAGCAGGGAACCCAGAATCAGTGCCCTCTGACTTCTCCCAAGAACATTTATTCCACTTATAACATCTGCTTTGGTGGACATTACTGCCTACTTCTTCAGCATATCTATTTGTCCTGTGTCTCCCTGAGACCCCTCTGCCTTTGAGTCTCCATAATACAACCTGAGGCTGCATATATTCTTCACACAATGCATCTCACATAGGACCACATTTTCAACACATTTTATCTATACAATCTTTCATTCAAGTGAACTTTAGCATAATGTCCAAGCATATATATGTACTCACATTGTGGCGGTGCAAGGCATGTGAAAATCGGACTCAAATATATATTGGCCTCCTTTCTGAACACAAGTTTCCCTGCAGAAAAGGCCAGGTGGCATAGGTTCAAATAGATCCCAAGCAGTCACCAAGCACAGGCAAGCATACAGGATGATCAGACAACTAAAGAGTCTGGCAGCATGCAGCTGTGACAGTATAGATGCTTGGGAGCATCTATAAAAGGGAATGCATCTATGAAAAGGAAACTATGCTAGGCACATATCAAAacagttggatttttttctgaaaatgtagttTTGAAATGGGCctgaaattttcaaattttatataTTCGTACACTGAATTCCCTTGAATTTGCACCtcctaaaatatttcatattcccttttaagaaaaaaaaatctgggtcCCTAAAATGTATTGAAAATGAGGTAGAAAAATTACTATACTGTCTCTTCTGGGAGTACTTTGTTTCCAAAACTGAATGAATAAAAGCCCTATCTTTGTTTAGGTATCTCATATGAGCAAGCACAACAGCAGCCAGATTTATATAATATTCTTTCAGTGCAACAAGTCTTTCTGAGCaactattttgttttccctcttttctcacaaaaaggtaaaattaaCACTCTTATCACTACTTTTATTAGTCTTTCATAAAACTCACCATTCAATGCCACTCCGTAACCATAGAAATTGGTTTACTACTCtctctttcaaaagaaactAATGATAAAATAGCCATGCAGAATAAAATGGCATCAATCTATGGCTGCGTTAGTCACAGCTATAGCAAAATGCATGCTTATTCGTATTTAGCCTCGCAGGGTTCAATAACCATGGTACACGTTAGCTCATATTTGGCATTTGATTAGATCAATGAACTCTTTTTTGCACAGCTGGCATAGAGAGCCCACCTGCCTAATTATTTACAGATAAATGCAAtcctcctccctctctttcctctctaaAAGATCGTAACAAACTCCAAAGGCTGGGAACAGGGTGACTAATCAGAGATTACCATTAAAGGGCCAGGCAATGAACAAACTGAATATTGACAAGCAGGTGTATAGTCTGAAagaaaatcatttaataaaaagaaaaacatttacttCAAATAAAGTAGGAACAGCTAGTGTATGGGAATAGATTGAATCCTCAACATCAGTTTTGTTGTCATGCATAGTTCAATTACAGTCAGACATGAAAACGGGCCCGCAGATTGAGGGTTTTATTggaaaactgtaaaagaaaGGGAGGCAGATACCATCCTACGCAATTGTTTCTCAGTGCAAATCACATCCCACGAATTCCAACTTAGTATCAATAAGAATGGGGAAAATCtcacaaagcaggaaaaacatttttcttggaTATTTTGTCTGGCAGCATCACAATTGATTTGATACTCCACAGTAAAAAATGTGGAGAAGTCAAGCAATGAGTAGCTAAATTGTTGGCTGGATTATGTTAAATGCAACACATTTTGTttgagaacaggaaaaaaatggcctCATTTTCCAGGGCCAaacataaaagcaataaaaagccccaaaaccGAACTCAGAACTGAAAACTGTTAGCAAACTACAAGCCTGCAGTACAGTTCATTACCAGTGAATGtcagagaaaaatgaataaaagcatACTCTTGTCATGTAGTATTTGCTCAGAAACCCACCCCACTTCTCTCCCAGATTCAAAATTTCACCTGAAGGGCACCTGGAGTTTTCTGGAGTGCAACAAGCTAATTCAGAAATCTGTTTCATAGGGAGCCCCTGAACTCAGTTCAATTACCAAGTGTGACATGACTTCACCTTATTCAGTTATCTCAGCttcaagatatttttccttACGTTTCTTCATTCTATCCAGCTTTCTGATTCCTTAAACTGGAACTCAACATGAGGCAGTCAGGgaacttttcagaaaacaaaaagaatggGAAACTAAAGAAAGCATTCTACCAACCTGTATGCTTTGACATTAAGAGACGTGATTTAATATCAAAGACTCAGTTTAGTATGCTGATTAAGAggtttaaacaacaaaaaagtcatAGACAAAACTGGTGACCACATGCTTTCCTAAGAGGTAAACACCAAATAAAGCATCAAGCATTAGCCAATTTATCTTCGTCTTGCCAGTGTGCTGCCAATAAATACTTGTAACCTTTACCTTTTCCCTCACCCAAATATGTCTGCACATCAATAAGAGGCTATTAAGCAATTTATTATAATACTTAACCTATCCTTGATGTATAACTACACTTAACAAAATGTCTAAAATGTGGTTGCTTTCCCTCGTGGATTactttaaaagccttttaaaaaggcttttgaGCTGCCTCAGGGCCAGCAATGGTTTCAGAGCTTGATCCCCACGGCTAGGACTGaagcaaaagtaaaatttcttGTTTTGGGAAATCATTTTAGTTTACTCACTAGAGCAATCCAAACCAAGTAACCTTAGGGTGAGATCTAAAAGAACCAACAAATCACAATGGTTCTGACAGGTACCTGTAATATTACACTAATGGTACTGCAGCTGTGGAAGAggtgggagctgcaggaaaTATATGGAACAGAAGTGCACAGCATCTGCTCCCAGAGCCTTTTACCCAGTCAGATTGTTATAATTGTACAGATAATCACACTGGAGGATGCTATGAAAACATATGCACAGGGTAAGTGGAAATATGGCAAATTGTATCTACAGAAGGTGAGGGAGTACAGTGAGACCTACATAGtcacaatacagaaaaaaatctatcacTCTTCACATCATAATTTGGCATCTGTGCCTATGCAGTCCTTATTTTGAACATGCAAAGTGACAGATGCAAACAACAATATGAATAAAAGGCAAGATTTATTTCAATGCTTTGTAGATTAGAAACTATAATTAAAATCTTGCCAATAGTGAAAAGATTAGCTAGAGAAGTAACTAAAGCACTTCAGCAAAATCTCTTCTTTTATTTGATCAGCTTGTATTTTGGCCATTTGAAGAGAGCATAAGGAGAGGAAGTAGAGGATATACATATCAGCTATATACATCCACACACTGAAAATTAtacaaaaggttttattttgcttttgaattgcAACTTGaacatttcagctgctgccagtcataaacaaacactgaactacagaaaaaacagagaagacaactcaggaaaaaaaaaattaaatcagacataaatatatatctatatattaaAAACCCAGGAGTGAATACTGGTATGGATTAAGGGTTCAGCTTTGAGGTTGTCAATAGTGATTTATCAACTCCGCCAACTGTACTTTCTAAATTCAGCAGCTACAACTACCTTCATGTAACTAGAGAGGCTCAAGCAGTCAAAATTGGTCCCACAAACAACCTGAGTGGCAAAGCTGCACATTACTCAAGCATACACAGTTTTCTACAGTTCCCTTTTATAAACAAGCTATGAAGTCTGGAACACAATACTTCACCATTCAGTAAGGTGTGactgtttttaaagcaagattAATTGCACGGTTACTGTTTGCTCTTTCATTTCCATACTTTTCCTGCAATGCTTCAAAATCCCAACACTGATGGCAAGGAGACTTATCTGGGTTTGGTTTCTACCCTGCAGCTCCTGTAAGATACATGATCCTACATGAAATACAgaccttctttcagtttagcTTTCTGGTTGATGAGGCAGTCATGCAATTCCAAATATCAATCATCTGCtgcactgaagaaataagagCATGGACAACTGTTAAGAACTTCCTAAAAGAGTTTCTGTTTACTTACTGCCCCCAAGGACATAACCCTCTGTGGGGGTAACCTTCTAAAATAGAGACACTACTGTTATTCAAAAAGGTGAAATCTTATGCAGCACTTACTGTATGCCAGTGAATGACAAACTCCAAAACAGTCCAACAAAAAGTGGTTTAGACTGAAATACCATCCAGAATATATGAGACTTGACAAAATTTAAAATCAcgcaacagaataaaaataatgaaggcCAAGATCATCAGGCAGGGAAGTTACATTCACTTGCTAGCAAAAGCACACTGCATTTCTTAATAGCTATTTTGTCAGCGCTGTCACCTCTACTAATAAGGAATAGGGCAACACTTCCCAGGAGCAGGTCCACTTCCCTGGTAAACAGCCTGGAGGTACTACTGCAGGAAATGCAGGTCTGCTACTCCAGACCGTTCCCCTGCCTTGTAAAGTGAACTTCCCACAGCATGCACTGTGAGCAGAAAAATCCTGTTCCTGTAGCTGCCCAGCTTTTAACAGAGGATGAGGTTTTGCAGTGTCAGCACAGGTCCTGCCACCAGCCATCGTAGGGGCCAGTAAATGACAGCAGCTTTCCTCGGGAGCACAGCAGTGAAGGAGGCAATGCAAACCTGCAATGTAGGAGCCATTGCCAAGGCCAGTTTCTACTGCAACAAGCTGTTACAAACTGTTGTAACAATCAAAGCACAACCCCTGCCTTTTTGCCTGAAACCCAGTTCAAATCTGGGCCAGCAGAATTATTCCCACAACTGGAAGGCAGCATCACAAATTTCCACATTGACAGGCAGATTAGGAATTTATAAGAAAGAACAGGTGTGTAATGTTCTTCGAAATATTTATCAGCTATTTGACACAAAGATGAGAGGTACAAGCCAAAGAACTAAACATAGCTTGTCTCATCGGCAAACACAAGGGAGACAACCGCAGCAGAAGTGGACAGAAGGTGTTTGGGGAGAATATTAAGGCATTGGAAGTAACAGTAAGCTGTATGACAGAGCTGTCAAGCAGTCTGTACAGTTTTTTGAGGGAAAAGCAGG
This genomic interval from Falco peregrinus isolate bFalPer1 chromosome 2, bFalPer1.pri, whole genome shotgun sequence contains the following:
- the GABRG1 gene encoding gamma-aminobutyric acid receptor subunit gamma-1 isoform X2, translating into MQEGSNLPSSREAVVTLKEYTIDIIFAQTWYDSRLKFNSSMKVLMLNSNMVGKIWIPDTFFRNSRKSDAHWITTPNRLLRIWSDGRVLYTLRLTINAECYLQLHNFPMDEHSCPLEFSSYGYPRNEIEYKWKKTSVEVADPKYWRLYQFAFVGLRNTTEISHTLSGDYIIMTIFFDLSRRMGYFTIQTYIPCILTVVLSWVSFWINKDAVPARTSLGITTVLTMTTLSTIARKSLPKVSYVTAMDLFVSVCFIFVFAALMEYGTLHYFTSNRKGDKGKEKKARSKPSKPPAIAVRPGSTLIPINNINHLPERDDDYGYECLEGKDCASFFCCFEDCRTGSWREGRIHIRIAKIDSYSRIFFPTAFALFNLVYWIGYLYL
- the GABRG1 gene encoding gamma-aminobutyric acid receptor subunit gamma-1 isoform X3; this encodes MKVLMLNSNMVGKIWIPDTFFRNSRKSDAHWITTPNRLLRIWSDGRVLYTLRLTINAECYLQLHNFPMDEHSCPLEFSSYGYPRNEIEYKWKKTSVEVADPKYWRLYQFAFVGLRNTTEISHTLSGDYIIMTIFFDLSRRMGYFTIQTYIPCILTVVLSWVSFWINKDAVPARTSLGITTVLTMTTLSTIARKSLPKVSYVTAMDLFVSVCFIFVFAALMEYGTLHYFTSNRKGDKGKEKKARSKPSKPPAIAVRPGSTLIPINNINHLPERDDDYGYECLEGKDCASFFCCFEDCRTGSWREGRIHIRIAKIDSYSRIFFPTAFALFNLVYWIGYLYL